From the Pungitius pungitius chromosome 6, fPunPun2.1, whole genome shotgun sequence genome, one window contains:
- the spg11 gene encoding spatacsin isoform X1: MLEAAPAPEGSSIEVCVIPQNQHSGPVADIQRAEMAPGGSLLGSLGAGGRLKVWDPADRDAPPATLDGCYADFSWEGEESEDDVIGRGMRPVVRLLAVGAQWDLQLVEVEAETSVTAVCVSQCPSGRLLQTVREQDDGVCELHSLHLLSFAAGCACVLLNSDWLLRLRWLQTEEQPQTLSCCSIQQSEDSRLSAVHRSVCRDTLFSLSCSGLISVHHVTDGSLLASIHLPAYLRSLQTEDDLVSSSCSSSFSSSTFCLLQVSADLTTAVAVCQSHSAVAIDLDHYFSLYPDQLLCAPPPSRPPLRHPADQDGVPSSERSLAALGSTFSADRSWEARLASMSSRAQRSAEDSSSSSSSSWSSWSSALLHLGPRGASPRSGVPRGGASVCFPVAPPCSPSLLSVSQFSAQLTFVAPGNQQPTVALWDFLSGSVRLHRAEGEAAPVRRRGDGADRLLLREAGVFQLLFSVSQQDLLSRLMLFGSAATVDAVCHLNSWGRCSIPVHALQAGLKNRQLDTVDFYLKSKENILVPAASTRSLTARFQELCPALDLLCSAVSDSHIEAQSRQFSEQLLNVTMSFINAQTRSVLTNAQLEDEGVGGVVEALDRYVTELRGYMKKFPWPAGGDTSSPTDRAQGGALRDEWAELPTEEVVRQAVLTNQIPRAQALLRGRGQPERRLSVLRAEGLRQTFRCLQLRDLQTADALLLNMGFSVKEQLHSICVYTADQDLREFLVEVLSGRSCFPEEEMRGVEFIREMARMGSLPAARCPADATPHRLLPLQMVRREEVGAGEEVLEELVAQRRREEDRAGLWTNLRLDWVRNWDPSCRTSVLLSRRPPAEVTSCHPAVLWRYLTALHDQRQVVDWIQNQENSGGSWWPELTPELVNDNTACSSYMREQVLDLLARGGVFLPEELADLEQLLWRLAQGGGVMATPPPLPQHRSPLGLDLHGLFVSFCVDHGLKYLLYAYLERHRLTPRNCPLLTNRSLSESRPWFEMLVKIQEITRDLSDPALVFQASLTSAQVLLPGSQPSLSSLLLEGHSLLALAAIMFSPGGIDQVVAGGEILGKSERTVDPQLLKMALAPHPKLRAVLFPAGPRGSGPSSDISVYHLLQSLHPLDPTRLFGWQSANTLNSTETSELPHFSSPPLVGRFALVENLDFLYYLRHGRPSFAFATFLVRQLAGCTDATSLLQQAAQQAYRLALRSFDVPSVTSAAVCFCELMGVCSLKVRVDVEAMNRILQHWSQQYTQEGHTLVSKGVKLAEAEPGVAEELIGYLEAAVTDSLEQKNISRSSYEAAQLWALPVQFCQLHGLQLSSVYPAHCADDGQFIHFLLFVQLHSFPPSQVRSLAARFGPALKTHLRLAFQDLQLSSRGRRPCDSEEQPLSPKAEEPPRELFRVLLQSQEEVAPSRYLLQEALVQRCPTLAVMAACQQGAEPLQSLCVWLLTSVGSAAAAEATAHLAEAPQHHQWTLHDLSIIWRTLLGRGHVRPLLRGFQLFQRDCPLVLVLRMFELCCDYKNFSEAKAKLLDFQRTLVTLRNGGGAPPGAPPLQWVECQASVLLLSMLQRCTSQFDLHRLLLLLADVDKLLKSHGPDFRRLSQLSTLLQGSEVNLSPRLLQCSSPSVQQEEFQAAVDALQGAGRYEQARQVALLGGLPVHHLLLSQLLQEVNSQKSKQQWGRLETRLGRWRRCHELLKAEGADPESTSGFFLSQANPPAPRAELPDLQERCVLLGLAAHWLAAGGPAARDRLEVLEKKMWICRVQRGVLAAAMETASVFDLPPPAATPETSAYEELMKEFSFSGIPGLNTEACLSLEGLPGQERSADPALGPEERAALDALVGQLLDEGRIHEASRVCRYFSLHHRDLWLVLRCRGLASGELDPEPQEEASEVLPKKSIPSSASMSSLSSFVVLPLPEDQVALQLQKLVDQCRHGKSYCKQVLSLYLLSKELQCSFGEVCREEPRSVLEKLLLSEQPERFRKARAFIRAQGLSADCVAQLVCSAVVQALLASAQDLQPAERRVYRPSDGRHALIQLVKLCDDPNLVGVQLLEKLNTVPLRDLNCIVELLVVAHDCFSLTCNMEGIVRVLQSARHLSHAYLAPGEHYSLLVRLLTGIGRYNEMTYVFDLLHQNHRFEMLLRKKMDTDRGQSSSLKTALLDYIKRCLPADSEKHNMVALCFSMRREIGENHEMAARTQLKIIESQAWVVSPDLKSSLVKVLGLLRDAAESFAKDSCVRQASRCVRTAKLVALQLHLLNRGSDLRVVNLRAAELLSAVTALPRCYQVFVVSEAYSYSPDWAEVLYQKVILNGDFVYLEELKRHRPLTSGLFEDIFKKLDGAPSSAGANVRRLLPHCEDVYGRYRLAYQHGLYDVTKALLQDAKTSGYLSDKLAG; encoded by the exons ATGTTGGAGGCGGCTCCGGCTCCGGAGGGGAGCTCCATAGAGGTGTGCGTGATCCCGCAGAACCAGCACTCTGGCCCGGTGGCGGACATCCAGAGAGCCGAGATGGCTCCCGGAGGCTCCCTGCTCGGCTCCCTGGGGGCCGGCGGCCGGCTGAAGGTCTGGGACCCCGCGGACAGAGACGCTCCTCCGGCCACGCTGGACGGCTGCTACGCGGA tttttcctgggagggggaggagtcagaggATGATGTCATCGGTCGAGGCATGCGCCCCGTCGTGAGGTTGCTGGCGGTCGGAGCTCAGTGGGACctgcagctggtggaggtggaggcggagacCTCCGTCACGGCCGTCTGTGTGTCCCAGTGTCCTTCAGGACGCCTGCTGCAGACGGTCAGGGAGCAGGACGACG GTGTGTGCGAGCTGCactcgctgcacctgttgtccTTTGCTGCTGGATGCGCCTGCGTCCTGCTgaactctgattggctgctgcggCTGCGCTGGCTGCAGACGGAAGAGCAGCCGCAGACGTTGTCCTGCTGCAGCATCCAGCAGAGTGAAGACAGCCGACTGTCTGCTGTGCACCGCAGCGTCTGCAGAGACACGCTGTTCTCCCTCAGCTGCTCCGGACTCATAT CTGTGCATCACGTCACTGACGGCAGTCTGCTGGCCAGCATCCACCTGCCGGCTTACCTGAGGTCTCTCCAGACGGAGGACGACCTCGTCTcatcctcctgctcttcctccttctcgtcCTCCACCTTCTGCCTCCTTCAGGTGTCAGCTGACCTCACCACAGCCGTAGCCGTCTGTCAGTCCCACAGCGCCGTCGCCATCGACCTCGACCACTACTTCAG TTTGTATCCAGACCAGCTGCTGTGTGCGCCCCCCccaagccgcccccccctccgccacccGGCTGACCAGGACGGCGTGCCGAGCTCGGAGCGAAGCCTCGCCGCCCTCGGGTCGACCTTCAGCGCCGACCG ctcctgggAAGCTCGTCTGGCCTCCATGAGCAGCAGAGCTCAGAGGTCTGCagaggactcctcctcctcctcctcctcctcctggtcctcctggtcctccgctCTGCTCCACCTGGGGCCCCGGGGGGCCTCGCCCCGCAGCGGGGTGCCTCGCGGCGGGGCCTCCGTCTGCTTCCCCGtcgcccccccctgctccccctcccTGCTCAGCGTGTCCCAGTTTTCCGCCCAGCTGACCTTCGTCGCCCCCGGCAACCAGCAGCCCACCGTGGCCCTCTGGGACTTCCTGTCCGGCAGCGTGCGCCTCCACCGGGCCGAGGGGGAGGCGGCTCCGGTGCGGCGCCGTGGGGACGGAGCGGACCGCCTGCTGCTGAGGG AGGCCGGTGTCTTCCAGCTCCTGTTCTCTGTGTCCCAGCAGGACCTGCTCAGCAGGTTGATGTTGTTCGGCAGCGCGGCGACGGTGGACGCCGTGTGTCACCTGAACAGCTGGGGGCGCTGCTCCATCCCCGTGCACGCCCTGCAG GCCGGACTGAAGAACCGCCAGCTGGACACGGTGGACTTCTACCTGAAGAGCAAAGAGAACATCCTGGTCCCTGCTGCCTCCACGAGGAGCCTCACCGCCC gcTTCCAGGAGTTGTGTCCTGCGTTGGATCTCCTGTGTTCAGCTGTCAGTGATTCTCACATCGAGGCTCAGAGTCGTCAGTTCTCTGAGCAGCTGCTCAACGTCACCATGAGCTTCATCAACGCTCAGACGCGCTCAGTGCTGACCAACGCTCAgc TGGAGGATGAGGGCGTAGGCGGCGTCGTGGAGGCTTTGGACCGCTACGTCACCGAGCTACGAGGCTACATGAAGAAGTTCCCCTGGCCCGCGGGGGGCGACACTTCGTCCCCCACTGACCGCGCTCAGGGAGGGGCCCTCAGGGACGAGTGGGCGGAGCTTCCCACGGAG GAAGTGGTCCGTCAGGCCGTCCTGACCAATCAGATCCCCAGGGCTCAAGCCCtcctgagggggcggggccagccGGAGCGACGTCTGTCAGTCCTGAGGGCGGAGGGGCTGCGGCAGACGTTCCGCTGCCTGCAGCTCCGAGACCTGCAGACCGCTGACGCGCTGCTCCTCAACATG GGCTTCAGCGTGAAGGAGCAGCTCCACAGCATCTGTGTCTACACCGCCGACCAGGACCTCAGGGAGTTCCTG GTGGAGGTGCTGTCAGGGCGGAGTTGTTTCCCAGAGGAGGAGATGCGGGGGGTGGAGTTCATCAGGGAGATGGCGAGGATGGGCTCACTTCCTGCGGCCCGCTGCCCTGCAGACGCAACGCCGCACAG GCTGCTCCCGCTTCAGATGGTccggagggaggaggtgggcgCTGGCGAGGAGgtcctggaggagctggtggcCCAGAGGAGGCGTGAGGAGGACAGAGCGGGCCTCTGGACGAACCTGAGACTGGACTGGGTGAGAAACTGGGACCCGAGCTGCCGgacctctgtcctcctgtccagACGTCCTCCTGCAG AGGTGACCTCCTGTCACCCCGCCGTGTTGTGGCGCTACCTGACCGCCCTCCACGACCAGCGCCAGGTGGTGGACTGGATCCAGAACCAGGAGAACTCCGGCGGCTCCTGGTGGCCCGAGCTGACCCCGGAGCTGGTGAACGACAACACCGCGTGCAGCTCCTACATGAGGGAGCAGGTCCTGGACCTGCTGGCCAG ggggggggtgttcctccCGGAAGAGCTGGCTGACCTGGAGCAACTGCTGTGGAGGCTGGCTCAGGGCGGGGGGGTtatggccacgcccccccctctccctcagcaCCGCTCCCCGCTCGGCCTGGACCTCCACGGCCTCTTCGTCTCCTTCTGCGTGGACCACGGCCTGAAGTACCTGCTCTACGCCTACCTGGAGCGCCACAG gttaaCGCCTAGGAACTGTCCCCTCCTGACCAATCGGAGCCTGTCGGAGAGCCGACCCTGGTTCGAGATGCTGGTGAAGATCCAGGAGATCACGAGGGACCTGTCAG ATCCAGCTCTGGTCTTCCAGGCCAGTCTAACCAGTGCTCAGGTGCTGCTGCCTGGCAGCCAGCCGTCTCTCAGCAGTCTGCTGCTGGAGGGCCACAGCCTCCTGGCCCTGGCCGCCATCATGTTCTCCCCCGGAGGAATCGACCAG GTGGTGGCTGGGGGTGAAATTCTGGGCAAGTCGGAGAGGACGGTGGACCCGCAGCTCCTGAAGATGGCGCTGGCCCCCCACCCAAAGCTCAGGGCCGTCCTGTTCCCCGCTGGGCCCCGAGGATCCGGCCCGTCGTCTGACATCTCAGTCTACCACCTGCTGCAG TCGCTCCACCCTCTGGACCCGACCAGGCTGTTCGGCTGGCAGTCAGCAAACACCCTGAACTCCACAG AGACGTCAGAGCTGCCTCACTTCTCCAGCCCCCCCCTGGTGGGCCGCTTCGCTTTGGTGGAGAACCTGGACTTCCTGTACTACCTCCGCCACGGCCGACCGTCCTTCGCGTTCGCCACCTTCCTGGTCCGACAGCTGGCCGGCTGCACCGACGCCACGTCGCT gctgcagcaggCTGCACAGCAGGCCTACCGCTTGGCCCTGCGGAGCTTTGACGTTCCGTCCGTGACGTCGGCCGCCGTCTGTTTCTGTGAGCTGATGGGAGTCTGCAGCCTGAAGGTGAGGGTCGACGTGGAGGCCATGAACCGCATCCTGCAGCACTGGAGCCAGCAGTACACACAGGAAGGACACACTCTGG TGTCTAAAGGTGTAAAGCTGGCGGAGGCGGAGCCTGGAGTAGCAGAAGAGCTGATTGGCTACCTGGAAGCTGCAGTGACAGACAGCCTGGAGCAGAAGAACATCAGCAG gtcgtCCTACGAGGCGGCTCAGTTGTGGGCGTTGCCCGTTCAGTTCTGTCAGCTCCACGGTCTGCAGCTCAGCTCGGTTTATCCCGCCCACTGCGCCGATGACGGACAGTtcatccacttcctgttgtttGTCCAGCTGCACAGCTTCCCGCCGTCGCAG GTGAGGTCACTGGCGGCTAGGTTTGGCCCCGCCCTGAAGACCCACCTGCGCCTGGCGTTCCAGGACCTGCAGCTGTCCAGTCGGGGGAGGCGTCCCTGTGACTCCGAGGAGCAGCCCTTGTCCCCAAAGGCCGAGGAGCCCCCCAGGGAGCTGTTCCGGGTCCTCCTGCAGAGCCAGGAGGAGGTGGCGCCCAGCAGGTACCTGTTGCAAGAGGCGCTGGTTCAACGCTGCCCGACGCTGGCTGTGATGGCCGCCTGTCAACAG ggggcggagcctctgcAGAGCCTCTGCGTGTGGCTGCTGACTTCGGTCGGCAGCGCCGCGGCCGCTGAAGCCACCGCCCACCTGGCCGAAGCCCCCCAGCACCACCAGTGGACGCTgcatgacctgtcaatcatctggAGGACGCTGCTGGGGCGGGGCCACGTCAGGCCCCTCCTACGAGGCTTTCAGCTCTTCCAGCGG GACTGTCCTCTGGTGCTGGTGCTGAGGATGTTTGAGTTGTGCTGTGACTACAAGAACTTCTCCGAGGCCAAAGCCAAGCTGCTGGACTTCCAGAGGACGCTCGTCACC CTGAGGAATGGCGGCGGGGCGCcccctggtgccccccccctgcagtgggTGGAGTGCCAGGCCTCCGTGCTGCTGCTCTCCATGCTGCAGCGCTGCACCTCCCAGTTCGACCTCCACcggctgttgctgctgctggccgacgtCGACAAGCTCCTCAAGTCACACG gtccaGACTTCAGGAGGCTGAGTCAGCTCAGCACGCTGctgcaggggtcagaggtcaacctgTCGCCCAGGCTGCTGCAGTGCAGTTCCCCTTCCGTCCAGCAGGAGGAGTTCCAGGCCGCAGTGGACGCCCTGCAGGGCGCCGGGCGCTACGAGCAGGCCCGACAGGTGGCCCTGCTGGGGGGCCTGCCCGTCCACCACCTGCTGCTCAGCCAG CTTCTCCAGGAAGTAAACTCCCAGAAGTCCAAGCAGCAGTGGGGGAGGCTGGAGACGCGGCTCGGCCGGTGGAGGAGATGTCACGAGCTGCTGAAGGCCGAAGGCGCCGACCCGGAATCGACCTCCGGGTTCTTCCTGTCGCAGGCGAACCCACCGGCGCCCCGGGCCGAGCTGCCGGACCTCCAGGAGCGCTGCGTGCTGCTCGGCCTTGCCGCCCACTGGCTGGCcgccggcggcccggcggcccGGGACCGGCTGGAGGTCCTGGAAAAGAAGATGTGGATCTGCCGGGTGCAGCGCGGCGTCCTGGCCGCCGCCATGGAGACGGCGAGTGTGTTCGACCTGCCGCCGCCCGCCGCCACGCCGGAGACCAGCGCGTACGAGGAGCTCATGAAGGAGTTCTCCTTCTCCGGCATACCGGGCCTGAACACCGAGGCCTGCCTCAGCCTGGAGGGCCTCCCGGGCCAGGAGCGCAGCGCCGACCCGGCCCTCGGCCCGGAGGAGAGGGCCGCGCTGGACGCACTCGTCGGCCAGCTGCTGGACGAAGGCCGGATCCACGAAGCCAGCCGGGTCTGCCGGTACTTCTCCCTGCACCACCGGGACCTGTGGCTGGTGCTCCGCTGCAGAGGTCTAGCCTCTGGGGAGCTGGACCCGGAACCACAGGAGGAGGCGTCAGAGGTTCTGCCAAAGAAGAGCATCCCCAGCT CTGCCTCCATGAGCAGTCTGTCCTCCTTCGTGGTTCTCCCCCTCCCTGAGGACCAGGTGGCCCTCCAGCTACAGAAGCTGGTGGATCAGTGTCGCCACGGCAAGAGCTACTGCAAGCAGGTCCTCAGCCTGTACCTGCTCTCCAAG GAGCTGCAGTGCTCCTTCGGCGAGGTTTGCCGCGAGGAGCCGCGCTCGGTGttggagaagctgctgctgtcagagCAGCCGGAGCGCTTCAGGAAGGCTCGGGCCTTCATCCGGGCCCAGGGCCTCTCGGCGGACTGCGTGGCCCAGCTGGTCTGCTCGGCCGTGGTCCAGGCGCTGCTGGCCTCCGCCCAGGACCTGCAGCCCG CAGAGAGGCGGGTCTACAGGCCGTCAGATGGCCGTCACGCTCTGATCCAGCTCGTCAAACTGTGTGACGATCCCAACCTGGTGGGAGTCCAACTGCTGGAGAAGCTGAACACGGTTCCACTGAGAGACCTGAACTGCA TTGTGGAGCTGCTGGTCGTGGCTCACGACTGCTTCAGCCTCACCTGCAACATGGAGGGCATCGTCAGGGTGCTGCAGAGCGCCCGCCACCTCAGCCACGCCTACCTGGCCCCGGGGGAGCACTACAGCCTGCtg GTGCGTCTGCTGACGGGCATCGGCAGGTACAACGAGATGACGTACGTCTTCGACCTGCTGCATCAGAACCATCGCTTTGAGATGCTGCTGAGGAAGAAGATGGACACGGACAGAGGACAG AGCTCCAGCCTGAAGACGGCGCTGCTGGACTACATCAAGCGCTGCCTCCCCGCGGACAGCGAGAAGCACAACATGGTGGCGCTGTGCTTCAGCATGCGCAGGGAGATCGGGGAGAACCACGAGATGGCGGCCAGGACGCAGCTGAAGATCATCGAGTCCCAGGCCTGGG TGGTCTCTCCCGATCTGAAGAGCTCGCTGGTCAAAGTCCTGGGTCTCCTGAGGGACGCCGCGGAGAGCTTCGCCAAG GACTCGTGCGTGCGTCAGGCGAGCCGCTGCGTGCGCACGGCCAAGCTGGTCGCTCTGCAGCTGCACCTCCTGAACCGGGGGTCGGACCTACGGGTCGTCAACCTGCGAGCCGCCGAGCTGCTGAGCGCCGTCACGGCGCTGCCGCGCTGCTACCAG gTGTTCGTGGTGTCGGAGGCCTACAGCTACAGCCCCGACTGGGCCGAGGTTCTGTACCAGAAGGTGATCCTCAACGGGGACTTCGTCTACCTGGAGGAGCTCAAACGCCACCGCCCGCTGACCTCGGGTCTGTTCGAAGACATCTTCAAGAA GCTGGACGGCGCCCCCAGCAGCGCCGGCGCCAACGTGAGGCGCCTGCTGCCGCACTGCGAGGACGTGTACGGCCGCTACCGGCTGGCCTACCAGCACGGCCTGTACGACGTCACCAAGGCGCTGCTGCAGGACGCCAAGACCTCCGGCTACCTCAGCGACAAGCTGGCCGGCTGA